The proteins below are encoded in one region of Nakamurella flava:
- a CDS encoding RNA degradosome polyphosphate kinase: MTSSDTAPTPANDQTAAPATPATPAAAAKPARTGVKPEAKAIEPFHTSAGDRALVSAPAVEEIESEPLPADRFSNRELSWLDFNARVLALAEDAGQPLLERAKFLAIFSSNLDEFYMVRVAGLKRRQEMGLSVKSADGLTPAEQLTLISARTQELVDRQGRCLEDEVLPALEAEGIRIVHWKTIDKPDRKRLSEYFSDHIFPVLTPLAVDPAHPFPYISGLSLNLGIVVRDPVTKEERFARVKVPDNVDRFVRVKPGVDDYLPLEDLIAAHLVELFPGMDVIEHLVFRVTRNADLDVEEDRDEDLLQALERELARRRFGPPVRLEINSTGSSEVITQLLAELDVDQGELVEVDGLLDLSSLWQFYGLNRPSLKDAPFVPATNPAFVEGETPKSVFATLRAGDVLVHHPYESFATTVQRFIEQAAADPKVLAIKQTLYRTSGDSPIVDALISAAAAGKQVVALVEIKARFDERANISWAKTLERAGVHVVYGLVGLKTHCKTALVIRQEGRTLRRYCHIGTGNYNPKTARIYEDLGLLTCDEDITADLTDLFNVLTGYSRQTEYRNLLVAPHSIRSGVIGRIEREIEHQRAGRPGLVRLKMNSIVDEPVIDALYRASRAGVQVDVTVRGICALRAGVPGLSENITVRSIVGRFLEHSRIFHFRNGGDEEYWIGSADMMHRNLDRRVEALVQVKAPSATARMAGLFDLYARPDTRCWLLGPDGWERSPGAESGLAPVDIQHELLRSGAARSE, from the coding sequence GTGACCTCCAGCGACACCGCTCCCACCCCGGCGAACGACCAGACGGCCGCCCCGGCGACCCCCGCGACCCCGGCGGCCGCCGCGAAACCGGCCCGGACCGGGGTGAAGCCGGAGGCCAAGGCCATCGAGCCGTTCCACACGAGCGCCGGCGACCGGGCGCTGGTCAGCGCCCCGGCCGTGGAGGAGATCGAGTCCGAACCGCTGCCCGCCGACCGGTTCTCCAACCGGGAGCTCAGCTGGCTGGACTTCAACGCCCGGGTGCTCGCCCTCGCCGAGGACGCCGGCCAACCGCTGCTGGAGCGGGCCAAGTTCCTGGCCATCTTCTCCTCGAACCTCGACGAGTTCTACATGGTCCGGGTGGCCGGCCTGAAGCGCCGCCAGGAGATGGGCCTGTCCGTCAAGAGCGCCGACGGGCTGACCCCGGCCGAACAGCTGACGCTGATCAGCGCCCGCACCCAGGAGCTGGTCGACCGCCAGGGGCGGTGCCTCGAGGACGAGGTGCTGCCCGCACTGGAGGCCGAGGGCATCCGCATCGTGCACTGGAAGACCATCGACAAGCCCGACCGCAAGCGGCTGTCGGAGTATTTCAGCGACCACATCTTCCCGGTGCTCACCCCACTCGCGGTCGACCCGGCCCACCCGTTCCCCTACATCTCCGGGCTGTCGCTGAACCTGGGCATCGTCGTCCGCGACCCGGTCACCAAGGAGGAGCGGTTCGCCCGGGTGAAGGTGCCCGACAACGTCGACCGGTTCGTCCGGGTCAAGCCGGGGGTCGACGACTACCTGCCGCTCGAGGACCTCATCGCCGCCCACCTGGTCGAGCTGTTCCCCGGGATGGACGTCATCGAGCACCTGGTCTTCCGGGTCACCCGCAACGCCGACCTCGACGTCGAGGAGGACCGCGACGAGGACCTGCTGCAGGCGCTGGAACGCGAGCTGGCCCGCCGCCGGTTCGGGCCGCCGGTCCGACTGGAGATTAACTCCACCGGCAGCAGTGAGGTCATCACCCAGCTGCTCGCCGAGCTGGACGTCGACCAGGGCGAACTGGTCGAGGTGGACGGCCTGCTCGACCTGTCGAGCCTCTGGCAGTTCTACGGCCTGAATCGCCCGTCCCTGAAGGACGCGCCGTTCGTCCCGGCCACCAACCCGGCCTTTGTCGAGGGCGAGACGCCCAAGAGCGTCTTCGCGACCCTGCGGGCCGGGGACGTCCTCGTGCACCACCCCTACGAATCCTTCGCCACCACGGTGCAGCGGTTCATCGAGCAGGCCGCCGCCGACCCCAAGGTGCTGGCGATCAAGCAGACCCTCTACCGCACCTCGGGTGACTCCCCCATCGTCGACGCCCTGATCTCCGCGGCCGCCGCGGGCAAGCAGGTCGTGGCGCTGGTCGAGATCAAGGCCCGGTTCGACGAGCGGGCCAACATCTCCTGGGCCAAGACGCTGGAACGGGCCGGGGTGCACGTCGTCTACGGTCTCGTCGGCCTCAAGACCCACTGCAAGACGGCCCTGGTCATCCGCCAGGAGGGGCGCACCCTGCGCCGCTACTGCCACATCGGCACGGGCAACTACAACCCGAAGACGGCCCGCATCTACGAGGACCTCGGTCTGCTCACCTGCGACGAGGACATCACCGCGGACCTCACGGACCTGTTCAACGTGCTGACCGGGTACTCGCGGCAGACCGAGTACCGCAACCTGCTGGTCGCTCCGCACTCGATCCGCAGCGGGGTCATCGGCCGCATCGAGCGGGAGATCGAACACCAGCGGGCGGGCCGGCCGGGCCTGGTGCGGCTGAAGATGAACTCCATCGTCGACGAGCCGGTCATCGACGCCCTCTACCGGGCGTCGCGGGCCGGTGTGCAGGTCGACGTCACGGTCCGCGGGATCTGCGCACTCCGCGCGGGCGTGCCCGGGCTGAGCGAGAACATCACCGTCCGGTCCATCGTCGGCCGGTTCCTCGAGCACTCGCGGATCTTCCACTTCCGCAACGGCGGCGACGAGGAGTACTGGATCGGCAGCGCGGACATGATGCACCGCAACCTCGATCGCCGGGTGGAGGCGCTCGTCCAGGTCAAGGCACCGTCGGCGACGGCCCGGATGGCCGGCCTGTTCGATCTCTACGCCCGGCCCGACACCCGGTGCTGGCTGCTGGGTCCCGACGGCTGGGAACGCTCGCCCGGTGCGGAGTCGGGCCTGGCCCCGGTCGACATCCAGCACGAGCTGCTGCGCAGCGGCGCCGCGCGTTCGGAATGA
- a CDS encoding NUDIX hydrolase: MTPPPDGVVQAAGTVLWRPSRRHGVLIALVHRPRYDDWSLPKGKAEPGELAPVTAARETVEETGFTTAIGRSLTTVSYRTSAGPKVVQYFTGRCLTGEFTPNKEVDRLEWLPPAKARDLMTYEFDRAVLNTFGLEDPALPGVLLVRHARAGSRDSWDGRDADRPLDGKGRRQSAALVPVLRAFCPTAVHTAPLERCWATVDPTARALSLPVTPQPALSEEAYRDDPAGARRVIVELATSAAPGNTVVACSQGGVIPGVIKSLAGRSGVPIGAVGTPKAASWYLCFEGRRLIQADAYPAPSV; encoded by the coding sequence ATGACGCCGCCGCCCGACGGGGTCGTGCAGGCGGCGGGGACGGTGCTGTGGCGGCCGTCGCGCCGTCATGGCGTGCTGATCGCGCTCGTCCACCGTCCCCGCTACGACGACTGGTCGCTGCCCAAGGGCAAAGCCGAACCCGGTGAGCTGGCCCCGGTCACCGCCGCCCGGGAGACGGTCGAGGAAACGGGCTTCACGACGGCCATCGGCCGTTCGCTGACCACCGTCTCCTACCGGACCTCGGCCGGCCCCAAGGTGGTGCAGTACTTCACGGGGCGGTGCCTGACCGGTGAGTTCACCCCCAACAAGGAGGTCGACCGCCTGGAGTGGCTGCCGCCGGCCAAGGCTCGCGACCTGATGACGTACGAATTCGACCGGGCGGTGCTCAACACGTTCGGTCTGGAGGACCCGGCGCTGCCGGGAGTGCTCCTCGTCCGGCACGCCCGCGCCGGCTCCCGGGACTCGTGGGACGGTCGGGACGCCGACCGGCCGTTGGACGGCAAGGGCCGGCGGCAGTCCGCCGCTCTGGTGCCCGTCCTGCGGGCGTTCTGCCCGACCGCCGTGCACACCGCTCCCCTGGAGCGCTGCTGGGCGACCGTCGATCCGACGGCTCGGGCGTTGTCCCTGCCGGTGACCCCGCAACCCGCGCTGAGCGAGGAGGCCTACCGGGACGACCCGGCCGGGGCCCGCCGGGTGATCGTCGAACTGGCCACCAGCGCCGCACCGGGGAACACCGTGGTGGCCTGCAGCCAGGGCGGGGTCATCCCCGGGGTCATCAAATCGTTGGCCGGGCGCTCCGGCGTGCCGATCGGTGCCGTGGGCACCCCGAAAGCCGCCTCCTGGTATCTGTGCTTCGAGGGGCGCCGGCTGATCCAGGCGGACGCCTACCCCGCCCCCTCGGTCTGA
- a CDS encoding HU family DNA-binding protein translates to MNKTDLINQLAERLDGDKKTAQVAVEGFIDLVQREVQRGKSVSISGFGVFEKRARAARTARNPRTGESVKVKKTTVPAFRPGKYFKDIISGTVKLPKATGQPLSARAAAAAAKAAAEAAAEAKAARATKTTPAAKTTATKAAAPAKTTTRSRAASGTAAAKTSTAAAAAPKTTRARATKATADAAPAAPTTTRTRATKATAAASNGAAAAKAPRATKTAAPSTTAAKPAARRTRAAAAK, encoded by the coding sequence GTGAACAAGACCGACCTGATCAACCAGCTCGCTGAGCGGTTGGACGGCGACAAGAAGACCGCTCAGGTGGCGGTCGAAGGCTTCATCGACCTCGTCCAGCGAGAGGTGCAGCGAGGCAAGAGCGTGTCGATCTCCGGATTCGGCGTGTTCGAGAAGCGCGCCCGCGCCGCTCGCACCGCGCGCAACCCGCGCACCGGCGAGTCGGTGAAGGTCAAGAAGACCACCGTGCCGGCGTTCCGGCCCGGAAAGTACTTCAAGGACATCATCTCCGGCACCGTCAAGCTGCCGAAGGCGACCGGTCAGCCGCTGAGCGCGCGGGCCGCCGCCGCGGCCGCGAAGGCCGCCGCGGAAGCCGCGGCCGAGGCCAAGGCCGCCCGGGCCACCAAGACCACCCCGGCCGCGAAGACCACGGCCACCAAGGCAGCCGCTCCGGCCAAGACCACCACGCGTTCCCGGGCGGCGTCCGGTACCGCTGCGGCCAAGACGAGCACCGCTGCGGCCGCTGCTCCGAAGACGACGCGGGCCCGGGCGACCAAGGCGACCGCGGACGCGGCGCCGGCCGCGCCGACCACGACCCGCACCCGGGCGACCAAGGCGACCGCGGCGGCGTCCAACGGCGCCGCTGCGGCCAAGGCGCCGCGCGCCACCAAGACGGCGGCCCCGTCCACCACGGCCGCCAAGCCGGCCGCCCGGCGGACCCGGGCCGCCGCCGCCAAGTAG
- the leuD gene encoding 3-isopropylmalate dehydratase small subunit, with protein MEAFTTHTGVGVPLRRSNVDTDQIIPAVYLKRITRSGFEDGLFAAWRNDPTFVLNQPAFSSGSVLVAGPDFGTGSSREHAVWALMNYGFRVVISSRFADIFRGNSGKGGLLAAEVAQDDVELIWKLLENEPGTELTVDLVKQTVSGKALTVPFSIDPYTRWRLLEGWDDISLTLRHADEIERFEAARPAFTPTTR; from the coding sequence ATGGAAGCCTTCACCACGCACACCGGCGTCGGAGTCCCGTTGCGCCGCAGCAACGTCGACACCGACCAGATCATCCCGGCCGTCTACCTCAAGCGGATCACCCGGTCCGGCTTCGAGGACGGCCTGTTCGCCGCTTGGCGCAACGACCCGACCTTCGTCCTGAACCAGCCGGCGTTCTCGTCGGGCTCGGTGCTCGTGGCCGGACCCGACTTCGGCACCGGATCCTCGCGGGAGCACGCGGTCTGGGCCCTGATGAACTACGGCTTCCGCGTCGTCATCTCGTCCCGCTTCGCCGACATCTTCCGGGGCAATTCCGGGAAGGGCGGCCTGCTGGCGGCAGAGGTCGCCCAGGATGACGTCGAGCTCATCTGGAAGCTCCTGGAGAACGAGCCGGGCACCGAGCTGACCGTCGACCTGGTCAAGCAGACGGTGTCGGGCAAGGCGCTGACCGTGCCGTTCTCGATCGACCCCTACACCCGGTGGCGGCTGCTCGAGGGCTGGGACGACATCTCCCTGACCCTGCGACATGCCGACGAGATCGAGCGTTTCGAGGCCGCTCGCCCGGCCTTCACCCCCACCACGCGCTGA
- the leuC gene encoding 3-isopropylmalate dehydratase large subunit, whose translation MGKTLAEKVWEAHVVHSAENEPDLLYIDLHLVHEVTSPQAFDGLRLAGRQIRRPDLTVATEDHNVPTLFPESGAGGPSGRSTNLFIADPVSRLQVETLRKNCEEFGVRLFPMGDREQGIVHVVGPQTGLTQPGMTIVCGDSHTSTHGAFGALAFGIGTSEVEHVMATQTLPLKPFKTMAITVEGELAPGVTSKDIILAVIAKIGTGGGQGYVLEYRGEAIRALSMEGRMTICNMSIEAGARAGMIAPDETTFAYVQGREHAPKGADWDAAVEYWKTLVTDEDAVFDAEVVLNADELTPFVTWGTNPGQGVPLGDRVPDPADITDENEKLAASRALEYMGLEANTPLREIRVDTVFLGSCTNGRIEDLRAAADVIRGRRVAENVRMMVVPGSMRVKAQAEAEGLDRVFTDFGAEWRMAGCSMCLGMNPDQLAPGERSASTSNRNFEGRQGKGGRTHLVSPLVAAATAVRGTLSSPADLEPAGDLVGAS comes from the coding sequence ATGGGCAAGACACTGGCCGAGAAGGTCTGGGAGGCACACGTCGTGCACTCGGCCGAGAACGAACCGGACCTGCTCTACATCGATCTGCACCTCGTCCACGAGGTGACCAGCCCGCAGGCTTTCGACGGCCTGCGCTTGGCCGGCCGCCAGATCCGCCGCCCGGACCTGACCGTGGCGACCGAGGACCACAACGTCCCCACCCTGTTCCCCGAGTCCGGTGCCGGCGGCCCGAGCGGCCGTTCGACCAACCTGTTCATCGCCGATCCGGTCTCCCGGCTGCAGGTGGAGACCCTGCGCAAGAATTGCGAGGAGTTCGGCGTCCGGCTGTTCCCCATGGGCGACCGGGAGCAGGGCATCGTGCACGTCGTCGGCCCGCAGACCGGGCTCACCCAGCCGGGCATGACGATCGTCTGCGGCGACTCCCACACCTCCACGCACGGTGCGTTCGGTGCCCTGGCCTTCGGCATCGGCACCAGCGAGGTCGAGCACGTCATGGCCACCCAGACGCTGCCGCTCAAGCCGTTCAAGACGATGGCCATCACCGTCGAGGGTGAGCTGGCCCCCGGGGTGACGAGCAAGGACATCATCCTGGCCGTCATCGCCAAGATCGGCACCGGCGGCGGCCAGGGCTACGTGCTCGAGTACCGCGGCGAGGCCATCCGGGCGCTGTCGATGGAAGGCCGGATGACCATCTGCAACATGTCGATCGAGGCGGGTGCCCGGGCCGGCATGATCGCGCCGGACGAGACGACCTTCGCCTACGTGCAGGGCCGGGAACACGCTCCGAAGGGGGCGGACTGGGACGCCGCCGTCGAGTATTGGAAGACCCTCGTCACCGACGAGGACGCCGTCTTCGACGCCGAGGTCGTCCTGAACGCCGACGAGCTCACTCCGTTCGTCACCTGGGGCACGAACCCGGGACAGGGTGTGCCGCTCGGGGACCGGGTGCCGGATCCGGCCGACATCACCGACGAGAACGAGAAGCTGGCCGCCTCGCGCGCGCTGGAGTACATGGGCCTGGAGGCGAACACGCCGCTGCGGGAGATCCGGGTCGACACCGTCTTTCTCGGTTCCTGCACGAACGGGCGCATCGAGGACCTGCGCGCGGCGGCGGACGTCATCCGTGGCCGGCGGGTCGCCGAGAACGTCCGCATGATGGTGGTTCCCGGCTCGATGCGGGTCAAGGCGCAGGCCGAGGCCGAGGGGCTGGATCGGGTCTTCACCGATTTCGGGGCCGAGTGGCGGATGGCGGGCTGCTCGATGTGTCTGGGGATGAATCCCGACCAGCTGGCTCCGGGGGAGCGCAGCGCATCCACCTCGAACCGCAACTTCGAGGGCCGGCAGGGCAAGGGCGGACGGACCCATCTGGTGTCCCCACTGGTGGCCGCGGCCACCGCGGTGCGCGGAACCCTTTCCTCCCCGGCCGATCTGGAGCCCGCCGGCGACCTCGTCGGCGCTTCCTGA